A segment of the Oncorhynchus tshawytscha isolate Ot180627B linkage group LG19, Otsh_v2.0, whole genome shotgun sequence genome:
ATAGAGTCTAGAGCCTGGCCATGCAGCTGTGTCTCAGTCTAGAGCCTGGCCATGCAGCTGTGTCTCAGTCTAGAGCCTGGCCATGCAGCTGTGTCTCAGTCTAGAGCCTGGCCATGCAGCTGTGTCTCAGTCAGACAGGACCAAGCAGTCttttaggggaggggaggggatcaGGTGCTACTGGTGAGGCTGTTAGATGctctgacaacactgcatctttGGTTTGTTCTCCGTCGGCTGCACCTGGATGTTGACCACGTTGTTGCTAGGCGACATGTCGTTGTCTCGTCGGTCCGACATCTGTTTCTGAGACACGATGCGATAGATTTCTGCAGCGGGGGgggatagggaggggaggagaggtggggagagtgagcaagatgggagaagagagagacagggcattAACATCACtcacacagaaagacagaacaCTAGGGCTCTGTCTCAATTCATCTATCCTTAATTCCTCCCGTCCCATCTCCACACTGCTTTCCCacaacccattggaggagaaggttaCTCCCCTCTGCCTTTTGAGGAGATGgggatatatacagtgccttgcgaaagtattcggcccccttgaactttgcgaccttttgccacatttcaggcttcaaacataaagatataaaattgtatttttttgtgaagaatcaacaacaagtgggacacaatcatgaagtggaacgacatatattggatatttcaaacttttttaacaaatcaaaaactgaaaaattgggcgtgcaaaattattcagcccccttaagttaatactttgtagcgccaccttttgctgcgattacagctgtaagtcgcttggggtatgtctctatcagttttgcacatcgagagactgaaattttttcccattcctccttgcaaaacagctcgagctcagtgaggttggatggagagcatttgtgaacagcagttttcagttctttccacagattctcgattggattcaggtctggactttgacttggccattctaacacctggatatgtttatttttgaaccattccattgtagattttgctttatgttttggatcattgtcttgttggaagacaaatctccgtcccagtctcaggtcttttgcagactccatcaggttttcttccagaatggtcctgtatttggctccatccatcttcccatcaattttaaccatcttccctgtccctgctgaagaaaagcaggcccaaaccatgatgctgccaccaccatgtttgacagtggggatggtgtgttcagggtgatgagctgtgttgcttttacgccaaacataacatttgcattgttgccaaaaagttcaattttggtttcatctgaccagagcaccttcttccacatgtttggtgtgtctcccaggtggcttgtggcaaactttaaatgacactttttatggatatctttaagaaatggctttcttcttgccactcttccataaaggccagatttgtgcaatatacgactgattgttgtcctatggacagagtctcccacctcagctgtagatctctgcagttcatccagagtgatcatgggcctcttggctgcatctctgatcagtcttctccttgtatgagctgaaagtttagagggatggccaggtcttggtagatttgcagtggtctgatactccttccatttcaatattatcgcttgcacagtgctccttgggatgtttaaagcttgggaaatctttttgtatccaaatccagctttaaacttcttcacaacagtatctcggacctgcctggtgtgttccttgttcttcatgatgctctctgcgcttttaacggacctctgagactatcacagtgcaggtgcatttatacggagacttgattacacacaggtggattgtatttatcatcattagtcatttaggtcaacattggatcattcagagatcctcactgaacttctggagagagtttgctgcactgaaagtaaaggggctgaataattttgcacgcccaatttttcagtttttgatttgttaaaaaagtttgaaatatccaataaatgtcgttccacttcatgattgtgtcccacttgttgttgattcttcacaaaaaaatacagttttatatctttatgtttgaagcctgaaatgtggcaaaaggtcgcaaagttcaagggggccgaatactttcgcaaggcactgcagTTGAGAACAAGCCTAGCTCCAAAAAAGTTGTTCACAGCTAGTGTTAAGTACCCTCAGTGTAGGTGAGTGTTAGGCTTTATCAATAAGGACCAagaaggtgtggtatatggccaatataccacggctaagggctgttcttagtcaCGACACATCACAGagtatattggccgtataccacaaacccctgaggtgccttattgccattTTAAACTGGAGCAGTAAaattacatgttttgtcatacctgtggtatacggtcagatataccacggctgtcagccaatcagcattcagggctggaaccacccagttttGAATGGTCTTTAAGTAGCATGTTGCTAAAGTACTTTACTCACAGCTTAAACAGGAGCTATCTAACACAATCACCAGCTAGCACTCCCTTTAAAACATTGGTTTGACATGTTAGTGCAGAACAGGATAAGACAGGGCAGAACAGGGTAAGACAGGGCAGAGCAGGAAAGGGTAAGACAGGGCAGAGCAGGACTGGGTAggacagggcagagcagagcaggacagggtaAGACAGGGCAGAGCAGGAAAGGTAAGACAGGGCAGAGCaggacagggtgagacagggcaGAGCAGGAAAGGGTAGGACAGGGCAGAGCAGGAAAGGGTaagacaggacagagcaggacagggcaGAGCAGGAAAGGGTaagacaggacagagcagagtCAGGGCAGAGCAGGACTGGGTAGGACAGGGCAGAGCAGGAAAGGGTAAGACAGGGCAGAGCAGGAAAGGGTaagacaggacagagcaggaaAGGGTAAGACAGGGACAGAGCAGGAAAGGGTAAGACAGGGCAGAGCAGGACTGGGTAGGACAGGGCAGAGCAGGACAGGGTAAGACAGGGCAGAACAGGAAAGGGTAAGACAGGGCAGAGCAGGAAAGGGTAAGACAGGGCAGAGCAGGAAAGGGTAAGACAGGGCAGAGCAGGACTGGGTAGGACAGGGCAGAGCAGGACTGGGTAGGACAGGGCAGAGCAGGAAAGGGTAAGACAGGGCAGAGCAGGAAAGGGTAAGACAGGGCAGAGCAGGAAAGGGTAAGACAGGGCAGAGCAGGAAAGGGTAAGACAGGGAAGAGCAGGAAAGGGTAAGACAGGGCAGAGCAGGACTGGGTAggacagggcagagcagagcaggacagggtaAGACAGGGCAGAGCAGGAAAGGGTAAGACAGGGCAGAGCaggacagggtgagacagggcaGAGCAGGAAAGGGTAGGACAGGGCAGAGCAGGAAAGGGTaagacaggacagagcaggacagggcaGGCAGGGAAGGGTAAGACAGGGCAGAGCAGGAAAGGGTAAGACAGGGCAGAGCAGGAAAGGGTAAGACAGGACTGACTGGGTAGGACAGGGCAGAGCAGGAAAGGGTAAGACAGGGCAGAGCAGGAAAGGGTaagacaggacagagcaggaaAGGGTAAGACAGGGCAGAGCAGGACTGGGTAGGACAGGGCAGAGCAGGACAGGGTAAGACAGGGCAGAACAGGAAAGGGTAAGACAGGGCAGAGCAGGACAGGGTAAGACAGGGCAGAGCAGGAAAGGGTAGGACAGGGCAGAGCAGGAAAGGGTaagacaggacagagcaggacagggcaGAGCAGGAAAGGCTAAGACAGGGCAGAGCAGGACTGGGTAggacagggcagagcagagcaggacagggtaAGACAGGGCAGAGCAGGAAAGGGTAAGACAGGGCAGAGCAGGAAAGGGTAAGACAGGGCAGAGCAGGAAAGGGTAAGACAGGGCAGAGCAGGACTGGGCAGAGCAGGAAAGGGTAAGACAGGGCAGAGCAGGAAAGGGTAGGACAGGGCAGAGCAGGACAGGGTAAGACAGGGCAGAGCAGGAAAGGTCCAGAGGTTATATTCGTTAGGGCACACAGTGGAAAACAAGCAtttgttattggacaagttcaggtagccTAGTCCCTTCCTGTTTGTCAGTTGTCTTCTTCAGTTTGGTGGCTAATGATTACACCCAGCATtataaaacagatctgggaccaggctagagcagAATTAGGACACAGCTGCAAGGCATTGTGGTGGTCATATCCTGTTAGAAGAGCTGGACTTCAGGAGAACCCACATATTAGTCCTCATCGAGGCTAGTCATGTCTCAGCTGTGATTAGGTCTTCAGGCAGATCCCTCGGCCCAGTGGATTTGATCACTCCAACACATAATCACTGGTCtcgtctctgtcacacacacacatctctaacACCACAAGTCTATATCATGACACCGTATCAATCGTTCCAGCTTATCATACATACAAATGAACCCGAGTTCTCTTCAGATACAGATCAATGCTGTagagagcatagagagacagcccCTCACCAGTCAGAATGGTCTGGAAGGATGTCTCCACGTTAGTAGAGTCCAGGGCTGAGGTCTCCAGGAAAGACAAACCGTTCTTCTCTGAGGAACAGAGGGAAACAGTAAACCATGTCAATCACCATTGTGTTAAGGTCTCTACCATTATGCAAATCTCTATGACATTACAGAGACGTCTTCCTATTTGAATAAGTAAAACCATGAAAACCAACAGCCACTCATGGGTAAGGAAAATAATGAAACGGTTCACCCCACTACTCCTAGacctcttcctgtgtgagttGGTACTGCACTGACCTGCGTCGTCGGTGGGCACGGTCCTGAGCTGGCGCAGATCACTCTTATTACCTGCACCAtgccacacactgtatatagacatttttctatcttgttattgactgtatgtttgtttattccatgtgtaactctgtgttgttgtttttgtcccactgctttgcttaatcttggccaggtcgcagttgtaaatgagaacttgttctcaactggcctacctggttaaataaaggtgttctcaactagcctacctggttaaataaaggtgttctcaactggcctacctggttaaataaaggtaaataaaatgaaatgtaaaaaacacacacTGACCTGCGAATGTCCGTGCCTCGTCGGTGGGCACGGCCCTGAGGTGGCGCAGGTCACTCTTGTTGCCAACCAGCATAATGACGATGTTGCTGTCAGCATGGTCTCTCAGCTCCTTCAGCCAACGCTCCACGTTTTCATAGGTCAGGTGCTTGGCGATGTCATAGACCAACAAGGCCCCCACTGCCCCACGGTAATACCTGTGGACCAGAGGAAGCAGAGTTAGGATCAAAGGTGACAAGCAGAGATGGCCTATATAGTGTTGTTAGAAACTTAAAGTAAACCTTGTAACAGGCTTTCAAATTGCCTAAATACATTGGTCCATGTGTTGGACTGACTCCCCATCTAAATACATTGGTCTATGTGTTGAACTGACTCCCCAACTAAATGCATTAGGTCTATGTGTTGAACTGACTCCCATCTAACTGCATTAAGTCTGTGTTGAACTGACTCCCCATCTAAAATAGGTCATTGAACTGACACAAATCTAAATCATTAGGTCTGTGTTGAACTGACTCCCCAACTAAATGCATTAGGTCTATGTGTTGAACTGACTCTCCATCTAAATGCATTAGGTCTATGTGTTGAACTGACTCCCCAACTAAATGCATTAGGTCTATGTGTTGAACTGACACAAATCTAAATGCATTAGGTCTGTGTTGAACTGACTCCCCAACTAAATGCATTAGGTCTATGTTGAACTGACTCCCCATTTAAATGCATTAGGTCTGTGTTGAACTGACTCCCCAACTAAATGCATTAGGTCTATGTGTTGAACTGACTCCCCAACTAAATGCATTAGGCTATGTGTTGAACTGACTCCAATCTAAATGCATTAGGTCTGTGTTGAACTGACTCCCCAACTAAATGCATTAGGTCTATGTGTTGAACTGACTCCCCAACTAAATGCATTAGGTCTGTGTTGAACTGACTCCCCAACTAAATGCATTAGGTCCATGTGTTGAACTGACTCCCCAACTAAATGCATTAGATCTGTGTTGAACTGGCTCCCCAACTAAATGCATTAGGTCTATGTGTTGAACTGACTCCCCAACTACATGCATTAGGTCTATGTGTTGTACTGACTCCCCATCTAAATGCATTAGGTCTATGTGTTGAACTGACTCCCATCTAACTGCATTAGGTGTGTGTTGAACTGACTCCCCATCTAAATGCATTAGGTCTGTGTTGAACTGACTCCCCAACTAAAGGCATTAGGTCTGTGTTGAACTGACTCCCATCTAAATGCATTAGGTCTATGTGTTGAACTGACTCCCATCTAAATGCATTAGGTCTATGTGTTGAACTGACTCCCCAACTAAATGCATTAGGTCTGTGTTGAACTGACTCCCCAACTAAATGCATTAGATCTGTGTTGAACTGACTCCCCAACTAAAGGCATTAGGTCTGTGTTGAACTGACTCCCCAACTAAATGCATTAGGTCTGTGTTGAACTGACTCCCCAACTAAATGCATTAGGTCTGTGTTGAACTGACTCCCCATCTAAATACATTGGTCTATGTGTTGAACTGACTCCCCAACTAAATGC
Coding sequences within it:
- the LOC112218961 gene encoding ras-related protein Rab-11A → MGNRDDEYDYLFKVVLIGDSGVGKSNLLSRFTRNEFNLESKSTIGVEFATRSIQVDGKTVKAQIWDTAGQERYRAITSAYYRGAVGALLVYDIAKHLTYENVERWLKELRDHADSNIVIMLVGNKSDLRHLRAVPTDEARTFAEKNGLSFLETSALDSTNVETSFQTILTEIYRIVSQKQMSDRRDNDMSPSNNVVNIQVQPTENKPKMQCCQSI